The bacterium DNA segment CGCGAGTGCGTGGAGGCGCGGGCGAAAAATCTCGTCGTCATCACCTCCGGCTTTTCCGAAATCGGCCGGCGCGGGGAAGAGGCGAGTCTTGTGGACATCGCCCGCGCGGGCGGCGCGCGCGTGCTCGGCCCCAACATCTTCGGGCTCTACTCCGCGCCCGCTTCCCTGAACGCCACGTTCGGCCCCGCGCGCGTGCCCAAGGGCAACATCGCCATCGTCTCGCAGTCCGGCGCGATCGGCATCGCCATGATCGGCAAGGCCGCCTCCGAAAACCTCGGCCTGTCGGCCATCGTCTCGGTCGGCAACAAGGCCGATCTGACCGAGGCCGATCTGCTCGAGCACTTCCGCTCCGATCCCACGACGCGCGCGGTCTTGCTCTACATCGAGGGTTTGCGCGACGGCGAGCGCTTCCTTTCCGCGGCGGCGAAGGTCGCGCGCGAAAAACCGATCATTGTGCTCAAGTCCGGGTGGTCCAAGCGCGGCGCCGCCGCGGCCGCTTCGCACACCGGTTCGCTCGCCGGCGAGAACGAGGTTTTCGACGCGCTCACAAGCCAGGCCGGCATCTTGCGCGCGGAGACGCTTTCCGACGCCTTCCGCTGGTGCGCGTTCCTTTCGTCCGCGCCCGAACCGCGCGAGGGCGACGGAGCGGTCATCGTCACCAACGGCGGCGGCGTCGGCGTCATGGCGACCGACGCAAGCGAGCGTCACGGCGTTCGCCTTATCGATGACGTCGCCATGATGCACGAACGTTTCGACGCGTGCGTTCCGGAATTCGGCTCCGTGAGAAACCCGGTCGATCTGACCGGCCAGGCCGTCGCCGCGGACTACCGGCATGCGCTCGCCGCCGCGATCGACGAGCCGAAAATCTCCTCGGTCATCGCGCTGTTCTGCGAGACCGCCGTCGTCGTCGTTGACGAGTTGTTCGAAATCATCCGCGAATCGAACGAACGCGCCCGCGGGGTCAAGCCGATCGTTTACGCTCTGTTCGGCGGCCATGCGATGGAAGAACTCGCCGCGCGCCTGCGCCACGCGGGAGTGCCCGCCTACGGCGAGGTGTACGACGCGGTTGCCGCTCTGGGCGCGCTCGTGCGTCATGCGCGGCATCGCGAGACGCCGGCGCGGCCGAAGCCGCCGGAAATCGACACGGCGCGCATCGGCAAAATCGTCGCCAAGGTGCGCCGGGAGCGCCGCACCGCGCTGCTTTCGCACGAGGCGTTCGAGGTGATGCACGCCATCGGCGTCGGCGTGCCGGACTCGGCGCTCGCCGCGTCGCTCGATGATGCGCTCGCGCACGCGCGGCGGATCGGCTATCCCGTCGCGCTGAAGATCGTCTCGCGCGATATCCTGCACAAGACCGACGCGGGCGGCGTGCTGCTGAATCTCGACGACGACCGCGAACTGGTGGACGGATACGAAACCGTGATGCACCGCGCGCGGCGCGCCAAGCCCGGCGCGCGAATTGACGGCGTGCTCGTCACGCGCATGGCCAAACCGGGCGTGGAGGTCATCGTCGGCGCGCGGCGCGACTCGGTGTACGGTCCGGTCGTCATGTTCGGCATCGGCGGAATTTACGTGGAGGTCATGAAGGACGTGGCCTTCCGCGGGCTGCCCGTCACGCGCCGCGAGGCCGCGGAGATGATCGGCGAGATCCGCGGCTACCCGCTGCTTCTCGGCGTGCGTGGTGAGAAACGCAAGGACATCCCCCGCGTCATCGACACGTTGCTGCGCGTCGCCGCGCTCATCGAGGCGTGCCCCGAAGTGACGGACGTGGAGATCAATCCCATCATGGTTTATGCGGAAGGCGAGGGCGTCTCGTCGGTTGACGCACGCATCCTCGTCGCGCCGCGTGAAAAATCGGACGAAGGGAAAACGTCATGACGATGGATCGGCGACCCGCGAACTCCTTCCGGAACATTTCGCACTCCGCATTCAACACTCCGCATTCGAAAGAGGACGGACTCAATCCTCAATCCTCAATCCTCGATCCTGGAGAAACATCATGACCGCCGTCGTGGCCGCATCGCTTCGCGAAGGCGCCGGAAAAACCACCGTGCTGCTTGGCCTGGCCCGCGCCGCCGGCAAGTCGCGCTACGTCAAGCCGCTCGGCGATCACCTCGTCTACCGCATGAAGCGGCAGTGGGATCAGGACGCCGCGCTCATGAACCACGCCCTCGGCCTTGGCGCCGAGCCCGAAAGCCTGACGATCGGCTTCGAGCCTTCCCGCATCCGGTACACGCACCCCGGCGGCGTCGACGAGGCGCTCGACGCGATGCTCATGGCGAACGGCGACGCGCCGCTCTTTATCGAAGCGGGGCGCGATCTGGCCGCGGGCGCGTCGGCGGATCTGGACGCCGTCAGCCTGGTACAAAAGGCCGGCGCGACGCTTCTTCTCGTGCTCGACGAAGACGACGACCGCGTGCTCGACGCCGCCGCGTTCGTCGCGCGCGTGTGCGCGGGCAAAGCCGCGCGCATCGGGCTTGTCGTCAACAAGGTGCGCGACACGGCCGATTTTCGCGCCACTATCGCGCCGCAAATCGCGAAGATGGGCCTTGCGCTCTGGGGCGTGATTCCGCACGAGCCGGCGCTCCAGGAGTTGTGCGTCGCCACCATCGCCGACCGCCTGTTCGCCAAGGTGTTGGCGGGCGAGGGCGCCCTGACGCATCGCGTGCGCAACATCCTCGTCGGCGCCATGAGCGCGGACGCCGTGCTGCGCTCGCCGGTCATGAAACGCGAGGACCGCCTGCTCATCACCTCCGGCGAGCGGGACGATATGCTGCTCGCGGCGCTTCGGACGGACTGCGTCGGCGTGATCGCCACCAACAACACTCCCCCCGCGCCGCCGGTCATCGCCCGCTTCGTCGAGGCCGACATCCCGCTGCTGCTCGCCCGCGGCGATACCTTCGCCGTCGCGACGCAGGTCCACGAGATCCGTCCGCTGCTGACCGAAAACGACGACGAGAAGATCGAGATCGCGGCAAGTCTCGTCGCGGCGAACATCGACGCCAAGGCAATTCTGGATCAATTTTCGTAACCGCGATCGAATTTAGGGGCGCCGCCGATTTCCCGCGACGCCCAAGCCCATCCACGCACAAAATCTGGTAAAATTCCCGCGAAATATGGTGTGAACACGTATTTCGCGAGCGTCGCGATTCCGTACGCGTACGGAATCGCCGGGCTTATGCGTCGGCGCCGGAGGAGATAAGGAAAATGAAGACTCAAAACCTTTCACGTGCACGAATAGCCTTGAATTTCTTCAGCTTATTTACGCCGCAAAAATATGTTGCTATTTTTACAAATCGCGCGTATGTATGTCTTACACACATCGGAGCACCGCGCGTCGTGGATATTCCGGCGACCACACGCAATCCGAAAATGCGAAAACGGTGCACGCCTGCGCGCTTCAACCGCCTTGCGACTCTCCTTTTCCTCTTGCTCCCGCTTCTCCTCGCGCTCCCCGGCTGCTCGTGCGGCGACGATGACGATAGCGATCCCGCCAATGGCGG contains these protein-coding regions:
- a CDS encoding acetate--CoA ligase family protein → MVDRRGASCRGGRVRRARRVPGPWHRLRVVENADASGAQTGSARFYRGGSRRKSPDAARLRKNGIRHNAPARRRCRRACHEVPVLTAARTSALGALFAPRRVAVVGASADPAKIGHRVVANILYGGYAGEVIPVNPRGGTILDRPVARSIRDVEPGVDMIVVTTPAGTVTSVARECVEARAKNLVVITSGFSEIGRRGEEASLVDIARAGGARVLGPNIFGLYSAPASLNATFGPARVPKGNIAIVSQSGAIGIAMIGKAASENLGLSAIVSVGNKADLTEADLLEHFRSDPTTRAVLLYIEGLRDGERFLSAAAKVAREKPIIVLKSGWSKRGAAAAASHTGSLAGENEVFDALTSQAGILRAETLSDAFRWCAFLSSAPEPREGDGAVIVTNGGGVGVMATDASERHGVRLIDDVAMMHERFDACVPEFGSVRNPVDLTGQAVAADYRHALAAAIDEPKISSVIALFCETAVVVVDELFEIIRESNERARGVKPIVYALFGGHAMEELAARLRHAGVPAYGEVYDAVAALGALVRHARHRETPARPKPPEIDTARIGKIVAKVRRERRTALLSHEAFEVMHAIGVGVPDSALAASLDDALAHARRIGYPVALKIVSRDILHKTDAGGVLLNLDDDRELVDGYETVMHRARRAKPGARIDGVLVTRMAKPGVEVIVGARRDSVYGPVVMFGIGGIYVEVMKDVAFRGLPVTRREAAEMIGEIRGYPLLLGVRGEKRKDIPRVIDTLLRVAALIEACPEVTDVEINPIMVYAEGEGVSSVDARILVAPREKSDEGKTS
- a CDS encoding AAA family ATPase; translated protein: MTAVVAASLREGAGKTTVLLGLARAAGKSRYVKPLGDHLVYRMKRQWDQDAALMNHALGLGAEPESLTIGFEPSRIRYTHPGGVDEALDAMLMANGDAPLFIEAGRDLAAGASADLDAVSLVQKAGATLLLVLDEDDDRVLDAAAFVARVCAGKAARIGLVVNKVRDTADFRATIAPQIAKMGLALWGVIPHEPALQELCVATIADRLFAKVLAGEGALTHRVRNILVGAMSADAVLRSPVMKREDRLLITSGERDDMLLAALRTDCVGVIATNNTPPAPPVIARFVEADIPLLLARGDTFAVATQVHEIRPLLTENDDEKIEIAASLVAANIDAKAILDQFS